In the Mytilus galloprovincialis chromosome 10, xbMytGall1.hap1.1, whole genome shotgun sequence genome, one interval contains:
- the LOC143048722 gene encoding beta-1,4-galactosyltransferase galt-1-like — protein sequence MKRNKNTYFYMVTISGLYFLMILLLHSRLQVEICLSQTGNQKYQIRNNSVNNLAVDNVLTLTRLQTEVLTIAPCHLSSETTQFSFQTVAENLFYVYTAYLDKRMNTTYVRIMSILLRGKKDNINVFCSFKGDNLIKVAANKYEMCENHNKKFGGWIMSCPIPENIPDPCDVTVSYTLNTEPSTKGNNVTLNIIPLESQNTKVQYTVCIPPLFGSVNSSRLIEFMEFTKYLGAEKFIFYTHGIQDEKSKIALEHYSNESLVTVIPWKLPDSIQEGHIWYHGQLIAHNDCLYRSMSLTDKLAIQDIDELIVPHDSTVFWDQSLTPLLSGNVKGLGIHSAFFDTSLKGDVLAISSIKRTKNFSRFRTKVLVKPSAIFEVGIHHVSKPLLEQYKIISPPTSKVLLHHYRSCLSNYGMNCKDWVLDQTIKVKYGHVRNKILHVKSIVDTLSHLSAQMVNTTKNKLFS from the coding sequence atgaaaagaaataaaaacacgTATTTCTACATGGTGACAATTTCTGGGTTATACTTTCTGATGATTTTATTGTTACATAGCCGATTACAAGTAGAAATATGTCTGTCTCAAACAGGGAACCAGAAATACCAGATTCGTAATAATTCCGTCAATAATCTAGCAGTGGATAATGTTCTAACTTTGACAAGATTACAAACAGAGGTACTCACCATAGCACCTTGTCATCTCTCATCGGAAACTACACAATTTTCTTTCCAAACTGTCGctgaaaatttattttatgtcTACACAGCTTACTTGGACAAAAGAATGAATACTACGTATGTTAGGATTATGTCAATTCTATTGAGAGGCAAGAAAGATAATATCAATGTCTTTTGCTCtttcaagggagataacttaATTAAAGTTGCTGCCAATAAATATGAAATGTGTGAAAATCACAATAAAAAATTTGGAGGTTGGATAATGTCTTGTCCGATTCCTGAGAATATCCCTGATCCTTGTGATGTAACTGTAAGTTATACACTGAATACAGAGCCATCTACCAAGGGAAACAATGTAACATTAAATATAATACCATTAGAGTCACAAAACACCAAAGTCCAATACACTGTATGTATTCCACCATTGTTTGGTAGTGTTAATTCTTCAAGGTTAATAGAATTCATGGAATTTACTAAATATTTAGGTGCTGAAAAATTTATATTCTATACTCATGGCATTCAAGACGAGAAAAGTAAGATAGCTTTAGAACATTATTCCAATGAAAGTCTGGTAACAGTGATACCATGGAAACTACCGGACTCGATACAGGAAGGACATATCTGGTACCATGGACAGTTAATAGCTCACAATGATTGTCTATATAGGTCAATGAGTCTAACAGATAAGTTAGCTATACAGGACATTGATGAATTGATTGTACCTCATGATAGTACAGTCTTTTGGGACCAGTCTTTGACACCTCTCCTGTCTGGAAACGTCAAAGGACTCGGCATACATAGTGCATTTTTCGACACATCGTTAAAAGGTGATGTTTTAGCCATAAGCAGTATTAAACGAACTAAGAATTTCAGTCGTTTCCGTACGAAGGTGCTAGTTAAACCGTCTGCCATATTTGAAGTAGGAATACACCATGTCAGTAAACCGTTATTagaacagtataaaataataagTCCTCCGACATCTAAAGTTTTATTACACCATTACAGGTCGTGCCTGTCTAACTATGGTATGAACTGCAAGGACTGGGTCCTGGACCAGACCATTAAAGTTAAATACGGCCATGTTAGAAATAAGATATTACATGTTAAATCTATTGTTGATACTTTATCACACCTTAGTGCTCAAATGGTTAATACtaccaaaaataaattattttcttga